The Plectropomus leopardus isolate mb chromosome 2, YSFRI_Pleo_2.0, whole genome shotgun sequence genome has a window encoding:
- the emc3 gene encoding ER membrane protein complex subunit 3: MAEPELLLDSNIRLWVVLPIVFITFLVGVIRHYVSILLQSDKKLTLEQVSDSQVLIRSRILRENGKYIPKQSFLMRKFYFNNQEDGFFKKTKRKVVPPSPMTDPSMLTDMMKGNVTNVLPMILIGGWINWTFSGFVTTKVPFPLTLRFKPMLQQGIELLSLDASWVSSASWYFLNVFGLRSMYSLILGQDNGADQSRIMQEQMSGAAMAMPADTNKAFKAEWEALELTDHQWALESVEEDLMSRELDFDGMFSKELPSGIF; this comes from the exons ATGGCTGAGCCGGAGCTGCTGCTCGACTCCAACATCCGACTTTGGGTGGTGTTACCCATCGTCTTCATCACCTTTCTCGTCGGGGTGATTCGGCATTATGTATCCATTCTTCTTCAAAGTGACAAGAAGTTGACGTTAGAGCAGGTTTCTGACAG CCAGGTTCTTATTCGGAGCAGGATCCtcagagaaaatggaaaatacatTCCCAAACAG TCTTTTTTGATGAGGAAGTTCTACTTCAATAATCAAGAAGATGGATTTTTTAAGAAGACCAAAAGAAAGGTTGTTCCACCTTCTCCAATGACAG ATCCCAGCATGCTGACAGACATGATGAAAGGAAATGTCACCAATGTGCTTCCCATGATCCTCATCGGAGGCTGGATCAACTGGACCTTTTCAGGATTTGTAACAA CTAAGGTTCCCTTCCCTCTCACACTACGCTTCAAGCCCATGCTGCAGCAAGGAATAGAGCTGCTTTCACTGGATGCTTCCTG GGTGAGCTCAGCCTCATGGTATTTCCTGAACGTGTTTGGACTACGAAGCATGTACTCGTTAATTCTAGGACAAGATAATG GTGCAGACCAGTCGAGGATCATGCAGGAGCAGATGAGCGGTGCCGCCATGGCCATGCCTGCAGATACAAATAAAGCTTTCAAG GCTGAGTGGGAGGCGCTGGAACTGACCGATCACCAGTGGGCACTGGAGAGTGTAGAGGAGGATCTGATGAGCAGAGAGCTGGACTTTGATGGCATGTTTAGCAAGGAGCTGCCGAGTGGCATCTTCTGA